GTTACAACGAAACCGTTTTGGTATTTTGCAACCGAGATTAGATATCAGAAATATTATTCCACCTAATGAGCTAGAGATGATTTTCGTGCCTCTTGTCGCTTGTGATAAGAAGGGAAATCGGCTTGGAGTGGGGGGCGGTTATTATGATAGAACGTTGGCTCAAATGCCAAATGTAACTCGTGTTGGGCTTGCACACCATTTTCAACAGGTAGAGAGCTTACCTGTGGAGTCTTGGGATATTCCTCTACATCATTTAATTCTTGGCGGAGATAAATAATGGCAATAAAAATTCCCCCACCTATATTGTTTTTGCTTTTTTCTGTAATTATTTTTATTTTTCCCAATATAACTCAACCGACTATATTCTATCGCTTTTTGGCGGTTATTTTTGCCATATTTGGCATAGCAGTTAGTTTTTTGGGGATAGTTGCTTTTCATCAAAAAAGGACAACGGTTGATCCCCTTGACCTGAATAAAACCACTGAACTTGTTATTCACGGTATTTATCGTTTTACTCGTAATCCAATGTATATAGGGCTTGCTTGTTTATTGATTACGTTGGCATTATGGTTGGGAAATGTATTAGCATTAGTGAATGTATGGTTTTTTGGCTGTATTTTAACCAAATTTCAAATTATCCCTGAAGAAAAAATACTAATGCAGAAATTTGGTAAGCGTTTTACGCATTATCAGCAACGTGTACCTCGTTGGTTGTGGCGATAAAGTTGCAAAATAAGCAAAAAAATTAGACAATCAAACCGCTTGTATCTCTATTATAGAAGGAAACCGATATGCAAACTGATTTAACCGATTATCAAGAAACTATTTTTAGTAAAATTATTCGTAAAGAAATTCCTGCAGAGCTTGTTTATCAAGATGATTTAGTCACAGCCTTTCGAGATATTTCCCCACAAGCACCCGTACACATTTTGATTATACCAAACAAATTTATTCCGACATTGAACCACGTTACTCACGAAGATGAACTCATTTTAGGACGACTATTTACGGTGGCAGCAAAAATTGCAGAGCAAGAGGGAATAGCTCAAGATGGCTATCGAGTCATTATGAATTGCAATAAAAATGGTGGACAAGAAGTCTTTCATATTCATTTACACTTAGTAGGCGGTGAGCCACTTGGAAAAATGTTGGCGAAATAAGATGAAAAAAAATTTTGCATTTATCGCACTTTTTAGTGCTTTTCTTACCGCTTGTTCAAATAATCCTACGAGTTATTTGCCTTCTGGTACGAAACCGATTGTGAATATGGAATTACCTTTAGCCGAGCAGGTGAACGTTACTGCTGAGCCTTTTTTACTCAGAGTAGCAAATTTAACCGCACAGCCTTTAAATGTTCAATACAAATTATTTTGGTATGATGAACAAGGTGTAACCCAAACGTTAGATCCTAGTGAGCGCACCCCTTGGCATAATTTTTGGGTAGAGCCTCGTTCTAAAACAGAAATGAATTTAGCAAAACCTACGCCAGAAAGTGCGAATTATCGAGTTTATTTAAGAAATAGCCGTTAGTTGATGGATTAAAGGATAGATTAATAAAAGGCATTAGTTATCAATAATTGCTATTTTGTAAGGATTGTAAATTTTGTTGATTTTATAAATGATAATTATTATCATTTAATCACTTCAAAAATAATAGGTAATCACTCCAACTCTTGCGCCGCATTCCCCCACAAAATGCGGCGCTTTTTTATTTTGAAAAGTGAGATAATAATTCTGCTAGAAATCAAAAGAATGATTAGAGTTATCTTTTTTGTTATCTACTTCTTCATATTTATACAAGTTAAATTCCCGAGAGAATTGAATTGGGTCTTCGATAAAATCTTGAATACTTTCATTTTCATAAAGAGATATACATAACGCAAGTGTTCTAGCTTGACAATTAAATGATTTTTTAGGGTTAAATTCAATATCACTAATTGCATCAAATTTCATTTCAAAGAAGTCTTCTCTTAAATTTAAATTTCTATTAGAAAATAAAACATTTATATAGAGCCAATCATAAAATAAACTTTTTGGTTCTAGAGGATATTTTTTATTATTAAATTTAAATTCTATTAAATCCCCACTTTCTTTGAGTCGTTGATCTTTTTTTGCCTCTCTTGGTGTAACGGTTAATAAATCACGATAAGGACCACCATTTTCAAATACTTTACTACTTTGGAATAGATTTTCAACGGGATATCCTTTAATATTTTTAAGAAAAAAAGCACTTAATTGAATACCGATAGATTGTTCAGATTTACTTGATGCTTCTAATATTTTTTTATATCCAACTAGGCTAGCATTATTATGTAAACTGATTATTGAGCGTTTACGAACTTCTGTACTCATTCCCATATACCAATCAAATGTTATTTCTTGTTCAATAACGCCAGGGGTCTCTCTATTAGGAATAAATATCGGGCGAGTTGCAATTCCCATATTTTTTGTTGTCATAAATTTTCCTATACTTATAATAGAATTATAATTATAGTAGCTATAGCGATAAGAATGAAAATATCTGAACAGCCACTATTTGTTTCTAATAGTTGTTCTAATTTATGTTGTTGTTCTAATTTACGTTGTTGTTCTAATTTACGTTGTTGTTCTAATTTACGTTGTTGTTCTAATTTACGTTGTTCTTCAAGTTTTTTTTGTGTAATAAAATTATAAATTTCTTGATAAGTTAGAGGAATATTATCTTCAATAATATGATCAATATAAATAGGCTCAATATTTTCTAAACATTGTACTTCTGCTTGATCTGATGTTGTTTCACATTCTTCTAAATATTCATATCTATAAATAGATTGTGGTCCATGTCCTGATTTTTGATAGGTGATAGGGTTAGCGAATAAATTTTCTAAAGAGCTAGCCCCTATAAGCTGTTCTAAATCAGTATTACGATAACTTTTTGTTGCAGCATTATGGGGATAAAAGATACATTTTTTTCGGTATAAGATTGCTGGATTGATAATAAGCAAACATAAATCAAAGCCGAGTTCTTGTTTCTTATTAAACATCCATTTATTGGGTTTACTAATAGAGAGACAGATGGCATCACAATAGCGATCAAATCTACTATCATCTGTTATGATATCATTAGAATTTAAATGATTTCTTAATTTTAATCCTGCTTTCTTGATATTTTCTAAATTTTGTCTTGGAGTAAAGTGGCATAACCATTCTATATTTCTATGTTTAATAATTGAGTATATATTATTTTGCTCTTCTCCAATAGGAAGATATGTAGTTAACTGATTAATTTCTTTTAGCATTAACATATATTTGGATATGAAATTTGATATGATGCCCTTAATTATGCTGTTTTTATAGATTATGTTACAATCAACAACTTATAAACTTAGCATTCCTAAAAAATCACTAAACCTATCTAAAAAGTATTGTTTATGAAAACAAATGAAAAAATCCGTCAATTAAGAGAAAGTCGTCAATGGACACAAGAAGATATGGCACATAAATTAAGTATGTCTACTCAAGGATATGCCAAAATTGAACGTGGGGATACTCGTTCTAATTTGGGTAGGTTAGAACAGATTTCGGAAGTTTTTGGAATAGATATGATTGAGTTATTGTCTTATGGCGAAGATGCTCAGATAAACTTTAATAACTCGGCTAATAATAGCACTTTTACTAACTCTTGTTTTTCAATTGCAGGTGGTGATTTAGCGTTAGAAATACAGCGTTTGCAACTTATTCTTTCTCATAAAGATGAGTTAATTGAGAATTTAAAACGAGAAAATAGCTTGCTTATTGAAATGAACGAAATGTTGAAAAACAAGTAATGCCTGATTGTTCGCATTCTTTATTAGTTCCGTTATAATAATTCATATATTAAGCTCATTAAAACTAAGGAAAATCAATGACTCAATCTCTTGAAATGACCCTTGCGGAACTAAAGCGTGGGGTAGAAGATGTTTACTCTGAAGCGGATTTAATTGAAAAACTAAAAGAAAACCGTCCGTTGCGGATCAAACTTGGGGCAGATCCAACCGCACCAGATATCCATTTGGGGCATACCGTTGTATTAAATAAATTACGCCAAT
This portion of the Vespertiliibacter pulmonis genome encodes:
- a CDS encoding methyltransferase family protein, translating into MAIKIPPPILFLLFSVIIFIFPNITQPTIFYRFLAVIFAIFGIAVSFLGIVAFHQKRTTVDPLDLNKTTELVIHGIYRFTRNPMYIGLACLLITLALWLGNVLALVNVWFFGCILTKFQIIPEEKILMQKFGKRFTHYQQRVPRWLWR
- a CDS encoding HIT domain-containing protein, with product MQTDLTDYQETIFSKIIRKEIPAELVYQDDLVTAFRDISPQAPVHILIIPNKFIPTLNHVTHEDELILGRLFTVAAKIAEQEGIAQDGYRVIMNCNKNGGQEVFHIHLHLVGGEPLGKMLAK
- a CDS encoding YcfL family protein; this encodes MKKNFAFIALFSAFLTACSNNPTSYLPSGTKPIVNMELPLAEQVNVTAEPFLLRVANLTAQPLNVQYKLFWYDEQGVTQTLDPSERTPWHNFWVEPRSKTEMNLAKPTPESANYRVYLRNSR
- a CDS encoding DarT1-associated NADAR antitoxin family protein, with amino-acid sequence MTTKNMGIATRPIFIPNRETPGVIEQEITFDWYMGMSTEVRKRSIISLHNNASLVGYKKILEASSKSEQSIGIQLSAFFLKNIKGYPVENLFQSSKVFENGGPYRDLLTVTPREAKKDQRLKESGDLIEFKFNNKKYPLEPKSLFYDWLYINVLFSNRNLNLREDFFEMKFDAISDIEFNPKKSFNCQARTLALCISLYENESIQDFIEDPIQFSREFNLYKYEEVDNKKDNSNHSFDF
- a CDS encoding DarT ssDNA thymidine ADP-ribosyltransferase family protein; the encoded protein is MLKEINQLTTYLPIGEEQNNIYSIIKHRNIEWLCHFTPRQNLENIKKAGLKLRNHLNSNDIITDDSRFDRYCDAICLSISKPNKWMFNKKQELGFDLCLLIINPAILYRKKCIFYPHNAATKSYRNTDLEQLIGASSLENLFANPITYQKSGHGPQSIYRYEYLEECETTSDQAEVQCLENIEPIYIDHIIEDNIPLTYQEIYNFITQKKLEEQRKLEQQRKLEQQRKLEQQRKLEQQHKLEQLLETNSGCSDIFILIAIATIIIILL
- a CDS encoding helix-turn-helix domain-containing protein, translating into MKTNEKIRQLRESRQWTQEDMAHKLSMSTQGYAKIERGDTRSNLGRLEQISEVFGIDMIELLSYGEDAQINFNNSANNSTFTNSCFSIAGGDLALEIQRLQLILSHKDELIENLKRENSLLIEMNEMLKNK